The stretch of DNA TGCCCCGGACGGCGCCGAGGTCCGGACGGACACGTCGACCGACGTCCCGCTCCCGCGGCGCAACGCCGTCACCGCGACGGCGACCGCGTCGATCGTGCCCGGCGCGGGGTCCGTCCCCGTCGCGGGCGACGAGGTGCGCCTCGGGCTCGTCCTCCGCAACACCGGGAACACCACCCTGCACGACCTCACCGCGCTCGCCGAAGGCCGTCCGGACCTCGACGTCGACTGCCCGACCGGGGACCTCGCGCCAGGGGCTGTCGTGACCTGCACGGTCGGGTCGCACCACCTGTCCCAGGCCGAGGTCGACGCCGGGCGGCTCGACGTCGCCTTCACGGCGCGGGGCATCGGCCCCGACGGGCAGAGCGCCGAGGCCCACCCGGTGACGGGCGTGGACGTCGAACGGCTGCCGGTGCTCGGCGCGACGCTCACGGCGCACCTGGCGACCGTCGATTCCGGTGGCTCCGGTGGGTCCGGTGGCTCCGGTGGCTCGGATGGATCCGGAGGGTCCGGTGCTGCCGGTACCGACGACCGGCTGCCGCGTCCCGGCGACCACGTCGAGGTCGCCGTCGAGCTCCGGAACGCGGGCAACGTCACGCTGCGCGACCTGAGGGCCGAGCTCGTCGAGTCGGCCGACGCGCCGGTGACGTGTCCCACTGCGACGCTGGCACCGGGTGGGACGGTCTCCTGCACGGTCCCGGACCACGTGCTGACGCAGGACGATGTCGAACGCGGGGTCGTGCCGTTCGTGCTCGCCGCGTCGGCGACCGACCCGACCGGGTCCGCCGTCGACGCGCGTGACGACGTCCGGGTCGGCCTCCGTGCCGGGAACGTCCTCGACCTGCGCACGACCGTGGTCGAACGCGCTCGCGACGGCGAGGCGCGTCCGGTCACCGGAGCAGTCCACGAGGGCGACCGGATCGCGGTCCGCGGGACGGTGCGACACACCGGCAACCTCGTCGTGCACGGGCTCCGGGGTGTGGACGCGGACGTGCTCGACTGCGCGGACCGGACGCTCCAGCCGGGCGGTGCGACGACCTGCGACGGGGCGTTCCACACCGTGACGGCAGCGGACGTCCGCGCCGGGGTGGTCCGGTTCACCACCGAGGTCGCGGGGCGGGTGAGCCGCGCGGACGGCGAGTCCGAGCACGTCGGGGGCGGCTCGGACACCACGCAGACGGGGACCGTCACGGCGCACCACCGGACCGGCTCGTCGACCCCGGCGGACGACGCGTGGCCGGTGGCGGTCGCGTCCCCCGTCCGACACGACGAGGTCCGGGTCGAGGCCCCTGCGGCCGCCGGGGCGGCGGGCACCCCGGCGGCGCTGGCCTTCACCGGCACCACGGCCGTCGCCGGCGGACTCGTCGGAGCGCTCGGCCTGGTGCTGCTCGGGACGGCCCTCGTCGTCATGCGACGTCGGACGGACCGGACGGGACCGCCTGCGCAGGGTGCCGCCGGGGACCGCGGCGCGGGCCACGGCGAGGAGTAGTCGGGGAACGGACCCGGGTCGGGAGCGACCCGGGTCCGCGCTCGGCTCAGGCCGGCGCCCGCTTCAGGCCAGCGCGGCCGCGATGTACGCCAGCAGTGCGGAGCCGTAGGTCTCCGCAGCGTCGGCGCCGGTGAACTCCCGCCACTCGCCGTCGATCGTCGCGGTCACGGTGAAGCCCGCCGCGAGCGAGACGAACGCCGGCCCGAGCAGCTCGCGCAGCTGGTCCTCGCGCGGGAGCCACAGGGCCTCGGTCGCGGACACCGAGTCGAGCGCCCACTCGGTCGTGCCGTTGAACCCGAGCACGGTGCCGGATGGGTAGTCGTGCCGCTCGACGGTCATCTCGGAGACCGTGTAGACGTCGTCGTCGACGCCCGGCTTGTCGATGACGAAGCGGTCCCCGGTCGCGGGGTGCCAGCGGAGCCCGGCGTCGCGGAGGGCCTTGGCGGTGTCGACGGTGATCACGGCACCACCCTGCCACGTGCCGCCGCCGAGCGCGGTTCCGCCGCCGGGCGGAGGCGCACGGCAAGGTCCGCGTACTAGCATCGCCGAGCACCCCGCGTACGGCGAGCGATCGTCCGCGCGCGCGGACGCGACGATGCCGAGCAACCGGTGCCGCGCCTCCAGGCCGTCCACGGCCACGGGCACGACCGCGAGCCGGCGTCCGGACGCCGGTCCCCGCCGACGCCCGCGCCGCTCGTCCGCACCGAACCCGTCCGCCCAGCAAAGGACCCGCATGACCCTCGAGCGCGAGGAACTCCGCGACGACTGGACCGTGGCGATCGCGGGCGACGAGCCGCCGGTCGGCGCGCCGGAAGGCATCGTGGGACGCACCATGAGGGCGACCGTCCCCGGGCAGGTGCACACCGACCTCGAGCGCGAGGGGATCGTCGCCGACCCGCGGTACGACCGCAACGAGGCCGCTGCCGCCTGGGTCGGCCGCGCGGACTGGTCGTACCGCCGCACCGTCGACGTCGCCCCGCGGGGCTTCGAGCGCGTCGACCTGGTGTGCGAGGGGCTCGACACGGTCGCCGAGCTCAGCCTGGACGGCGTCGTCGTCGGCACCACGCGGAACATGCACCGCCGCTACCGCTTCGACCTCAACGACGTGCCCGGTGTGACGGGCGAGCGTGAGCTCGAGCTGCTGTTCGAGTCGCCGTACCGCGAGGCCGGTCGGGTCGCCGCCCGCGCCGGGTCGATGCCCGGACCGTACGACGAGCCGTTCCCCTACGTGCGCAAGATGGCGTCGAACTTCGGCTGGGACTGGGGACTGACGGCGGTCACGAGCGGGCCGTGGCGGCCGGTCGCGATCGAGCGCTGGTCCACCGCACGGCTCGCCGAGGTCCGACCGCTCGTCGACGTCGAGGCCGGCGAGGGCGTGCTCGACGCACACATCACCGTCGAGCGCTCGGGCATGAACGACCTCGACCAGGACGGCGAGGACGACGACCTCGTGCTCGTCGTGACCGTCAGCGGGCCGACCGTCGACGGTGGGACGACCCGGCAGCGCTCCCGTGCGCAGCTGACCCCGCAGAGCGACGAGACCGTCGTCACGGTGCGGGTGCCGGACGTCCGCCGCTGGTGGCCGCGCGGGTACGGGGAGCAGGTGCAGTACGACGTCACGGTCGAGCTGCAGACGGTCGACGGCGAGGTCCTCGACCGCCGCACGAGCCGCACCGGTTTCCGGTCGACCCGCATCGACACCGCCGAGGACGAGATCGGCAAGCCCTTCACGGTCGTGGTGAACGGCACCGTGGTCGACGTCCGGGGCGTCAACTGGATCCCGGACGACGTCATCGTGTCCCGTGTGGACCGCGCCCGCATCGAGGACCGGCTGCGCGCCGCTGCCGACCTGCACGTGAACCTCGTGCGCGTCTGGGGCGGCGGCGTGTACGAGTCGCACGACTTCTACGACGTGTGCGACGAACTCGGCCTGCTCGTCTGGCAGGACTTCCCGTTCGCCTGCTCCGCCTACCCCGAGGTCGAGCCGATCCGCAGCGAGGTCATCGCCGAGGCCCGGGACAACGTCGCCCGCCTCGCCGGACACCCGTCGCTCGTCGTGTGGAACGGCAACAACGAGAACATCTGGCTGCACGACGCCGACGGCTGGGCCGAGGAACTCGGTGATCGCGGCTGGGGCCTCGACTACTACCTCGACCTGCTGCCGACGATCGTGGACGCGGTCGACCCGTCGCGCTTCTACACGGTCGCCTCGCCGTGGTCGGGGTCGGAGAGCCTGCCGGCGAACCACGTCGACCACGAGACGCACCACTCGTGGGACGTCTGGAACCGGCTGTCCGACGACCACTACCGCGACTCCGTGCCGCGGTTCGTCTCCGAGTTCGGCTGGCAGGCCCCGCCCGCGTGGCGCACGCTGCGCGACGCGGTCGCCGACGAGCCGATGCGCGTCGACTCGCCCGGTGTCGTCCACCACCAGAAGGCCGACGACGGCATGGGGAAGCTCGCGCGCGGCATCGCGCCGCGCTTCGGCACCGTGGACCCGGCGGACCTCGACCGCTGGCACTACCTGACGCAGCTGCAGCAGACCCGTGCGATCGCGACCGGCGTCGAGCACTGGCGCACGCACTGGCCGCGCTGCACCGGGGTCGTGATCTGGCAGCTCAACGACCTGTGGCCGGTGTCCTCGTGGTCCGCGATCGACTCCGCGGGGCGGCTGAAGCCGCTCGCGCACGAGCTACGCCGCCTGTACGACGACGTGCTGCTGACGATCCGCCCGGTCGCCGCCCGCACGTCGGCCGCCGGTCCCACGGACGGCGAGGACCGGCCGGGAGGCACGGATCACCCCGACCGGTCGACCCACGACGGCGAGACGGCCGAGCTCGCGGACACGCTCTCGCTCGGTGTCTCACCGGGCGCTTTCGGCAACGCGCCGATCGAGGTCGCCGTCCGGTCGTCGCGCTCCGGTCTGGACAGCGTCGTCCGGGTACGGCGGATCGCGCTGTCGGGGGCGATCCTCGCCGAGGTCACGCTGCCCGTGCAGCTGTCGGCCTCCGGGGTCGCCGTCGTGGCGCTGCCGGAGTCGGTGGGCGTCGTCGACGACCCGACGAACGAGCTGGTCGTCGCGGACATGGACTGGCACCGTGCGGTGTGGACCCCGTCGCCTGACCGCGAGATGCGCTGGCAGCCGGCGCGGTACCGGACCTCGGTGACGCCGGCACCCGACGGGGACGGCCACGACCTGGTCGTCGAGGCGGACTCGCTCGTGCGCGACCTGCTGTTCCAGCCGGACCGCCTCGCGCCGACCGGCACGGTGGACCGCGGCTTCATGACCCTGCTGCCCGGGGAGCGCGTCGGATTCCGCTTGCGTGGCCTGGCGGCCGCGCAGCTCGGTGCACTCGACGAGTCTCCGGTCACCTGGACGTTGGACCGGGTGCTCGCAGGTGATATCCGAAACTGATATGCTTGTCGGGTGACGTACTACGTCATCCGCGTGCCTCCTCTGGCCGCGGCCGTCGAACGAGGGGCCCGCCGGTGTCGATCGCAGTCCGTCGTCCTGCAACGAGTTCGCAGTCCGGTGCCGGGCCGGCGGCCGATCGTGGCCAGCTGCACCGCGCGGTCGGTGGCTGGTTCGGCGACTACTCGCGAGCCGTCGCCGTCGTCGACCTGCTGCTGTTGGTCGTGACGTTCTGGATCGCCCACGGCATCCGCTTCCCCGGCGAACGACTCCTCGTGCCGTCCGCGCCCGGCTGGCTCGAGACCGCCACCGGCCCCGCGGTCGTCCTGCTCTGGGCCGCCCTGCTCGCGGGGTTCCGCACTCGGGAACCCCGGATCGTGGGTGTCGGCGGCGAGGAGTACCGCCGTGTCCTGCTCGCGAGCCTGACCACGTGCGCGGTCGTCGCCGTCGTCGCCTACGCCGTCCAGCTCGACCTCGCGCGAGGCTACGTCGCGATCGCCTTCCCGCTCGGCACGTTCCTGCTCGCGGTGGGGCGCCGGAACGCTCGCACCGTCCTCGCGCGGCGTCGGGCCCGCGGCGAGCTGCTGCAGGACGTCCTCGTCGTCGGTGACCCGGCGGACGTCCGCTACGTCGGACGTCGCGTCGCGGCCACACCGGCCGCGGGCTACCGAGTGGCTGCCGTCGCCGTCGACGCACCGGACGCTGAGTCCTCGCTGGTCCTCGGTCCGGACGAGGTCCCCGTCGCCGGTCGCGTCGACGACGTGCTCGACGTCGCCACCGCGCTGGACGTCAGCGCGGTGATCGTCGCCGGTGCGATCCCCGGCGGGCACGAGCGGCTGCGGCGTCTCGGGTGGCAGCTCGAGGAACGGGGCATCGAACTCGTCGTCTCCTCGCCGTTGGCGGACATCGCCGCGGACCGGGTGCACGAACGCCCCGTCGACGGACTGCCGCTGATGCACGTGGAGACCCCGGACTACCGCTGCCGCCCGGGCAAGCGGGCGCTCGACGTGCTCGGTGCGGTGATCGGTCTCACGGTGCTCGCACCGGTGTTCGTGGCCGTCGCGCTCGCGATCCGCCTCGATGACGGCGGTCCGGTCCTGTTCCGACAGGAGCGCATCGGTCGGGGTGGTCAGCCGTTCCGCATCTGCAAGTTCCGGACCATGTGCACCGACGCCGAAGACCGCGTCGCGGAGCTCGCCGCGCTCGACGAGGGTTCCGGCCCACTGTTCAAGGTGCGACAGGACCCTCGGGTCACCCGGGTCGGCGCGTTCCTCCGGCGGACCTCGCTCGACGAACTCCCGCAGCTGTGGAACGTGCTCACCGGCACGATGAGCCTGGTCGGCCCCCGTCCCGCGTTGCCCTGCGAGGTCGCGGTCTACGAGGACTTCGCCGATCGTCGACTCCTCGTCACCCCGGGCATGACCGGGCTCTGGCAGGTCAGCGGGCGGTCCGACCTCGACTGGGCCGAGGGAGTCCGACTCGACCTGCACTACGTCGAGAACTGGTCCTTCCTGCACGACATCGTGATCCTGGCGCGGACGGTCCCGTCCGTCCTGCGCTCGCGCGGCGCCTACTGAGTGCCGTGCCTCCTGACTCCGGCCGTGCCTTGACCCTCGGTCGGAACGGCGCACCCCCGGAACGCAGCGGCTTCCGGGGGTGCTGCCTGTGCGTCCGGTGTCCGTCCAGCCCCCGACCTGTGCTTCGTCGTCTGGTCGGGTTACGATTGCGGGACGACGGACTTCCGCCGTGCGGGTCGACGGAGACACGCAACACGGCGACCTGTTCCAGAACAAGGAGACATGATGCTCGGAAACCTCGGTGGCGTCCACCTGCTGATCATCCTCGGGATCATCATCCTGCTGTTCGGTGCGACCAAGCTGCCCGCGCTCGCCAAGGGCCTGGGCCAGTCGATCAACATCTTCAAGAAGGAGATGGGCGACGACAAGAAGCCGGCGAAGGACGGTACGGTGCAGGACGCCGCGCAGCCCGGGGCGGCCCAGTACTCGGCTCCGCAGAGCGACACCGCCGGCCCCGTCGTGAACCCGGGCCCCTCGGTCCAGCCGAACGCGCACACCGACCCCCGCAGCTAGGGCGATCCCAGCTCGCCGGACCTCCCGCACTTCGGGAACACGACCAGGACACCCAGCCCCGTCCTGTCGGCGGAAGCCCCCGCGACCAGCAGGTCGCGGGGGCTTCCCACGTCTCCGGGTGCCGTCGTCCGAGTCCGGGTCCTCGGCGGAGATCGATCAGGTGACGGCCGGTCGAGGGGCGGGGAGGACCTCGGGCGTTCCGCCACGAGCGGCGTTGGCGTCGACGTCGCCGCTGCCGCCGCGGTCGTCCAAGGATCGCGCGCAGCGTCGGGCGAGTGCCTCGAGGGGGCCGCGTCTGCCGGCTCGGTCGAGCAGGATCGCCGCGACCGCGGCCGCCACGATCAGGACGAGGTACGGGAACCACCCGTCGAGCGCCGGCAGCGGGTCCGGACGTCCGGCGACCACCCATGCACCGATTGCGAGGACGTGTCCGCAGTACAGCGTCAGGGCGCACCGACCGATCGATGAGAGCGGCCGCAGGCGCAGCGGTGCGACCGCCGTGAGGAGCAAAGCCGCGGCGAGGACGGCGACCGCGACCCCGATCGCCCCGAGGAGCTCGAACGTCGAGCCACCGTGCGGGGAGACGTCGAGCAGTCGCGCCCAGTTCACCTCGGGGAGCGGCTGCTGCTCGGGGACGAGCATCGTCGTGGATGACCCCGTCGGGATCGTGACAGACCCGGACCCGGGTCCGGTGCTCGACCCGGACAGGTCGGGGATCGGGATCATCGTGCCGACCGGACCGGAGATGCCGAAGGCGTGCGCGACGACGCTCCCGCCGCCGTAACCGAGGATCGCTGCGCCGATCCCCGAGCCGAGCGCGCCCCACAGGACCCTCCGGCGTTCGAGGCCGAGCCGCGCCAGGAGCACGCCGGCGAGGACGACGCCGAACCA from Curtobacterium sp. SGAir0471 encodes:
- a CDS encoding pilus assembly protein CpaE, with translation MITVDTAKALRDAGLRWHPATGDRFVIDKPGVDDDVYTVSEMTVERHDYPSGTVLGFNGTTEWALDSVSATEALWLPREDQLRELLGPAFVSLAAGFTVTATIDGEWREFTGADAAETYGSALLAYIAAALA
- a CDS encoding glycoside hydrolase family 2 protein; amino-acid sequence: MTLEREELRDDWTVAIAGDEPPVGAPEGIVGRTMRATVPGQVHTDLEREGIVADPRYDRNEAAAAWVGRADWSYRRTVDVAPRGFERVDLVCEGLDTVAELSLDGVVVGTTRNMHRRYRFDLNDVPGVTGERELELLFESPYREAGRVAARAGSMPGPYDEPFPYVRKMASNFGWDWGLTAVTSGPWRPVAIERWSTARLAEVRPLVDVEAGEGVLDAHITVERSGMNDLDQDGEDDDLVLVVTVSGPTVDGGTTRQRSRAQLTPQSDETVVTVRVPDVRRWWPRGYGEQVQYDVTVELQTVDGEVLDRRTSRTGFRSTRIDTAEDEIGKPFTVVVNGTVVDVRGVNWIPDDVIVSRVDRARIEDRLRAAADLHVNLVRVWGGGVYESHDFYDVCDELGLLVWQDFPFACSAYPEVEPIRSEVIAEARDNVARLAGHPSLVVWNGNNENIWLHDADGWAEELGDRGWGLDYYLDLLPTIVDAVDPSRFYTVASPWSGSESLPANHVDHETHHSWDVWNRLSDDHYRDSVPRFVSEFGWQAPPAWRTLRDAVADEPMRVDSPGVVHHQKADDGMGKLARGIAPRFGTVDPADLDRWHYLTQLQQTRAIATGVEHWRTHWPRCTGVVIWQLNDLWPVSSWSAIDSAGRLKPLAHELRRLYDDVLLTIRPVAARTSAAGPTDGEDRPGGTDHPDRSTHDGETAELADTLSLGVSPGAFGNAPIEVAVRSSRSGLDSVVRVRRIALSGAILAEVTLPVQLSASGVAVVALPESVGVVDDPTNELVVADMDWHRAVWTPSPDREMRWQPARYRTSVTPAPDGDGHDLVVEADSLVRDLLFQPDRLAPTGTVDRGFMTLLPGERVGFRLRGLAAAQLGALDESPVTWTLDRVLAGDIRN
- a CDS encoding sugar transferase; amino-acid sequence: MSIAVRRPATSSQSGAGPAADRGQLHRAVGGWFGDYSRAVAVVDLLLLVVTFWIAHGIRFPGERLLVPSAPGWLETATGPAVVLLWAALLAGFRTREPRIVGVGGEEYRRVLLASLTTCAVVAVVAYAVQLDLARGYVAIAFPLGTFLLAVGRRNARTVLARRRARGELLQDVLVVGDPADVRYVGRRVAATPAAGYRVAAVAVDAPDAESSLVLGPDEVPVAGRVDDVLDVATALDVSAVIVAGAIPGGHERLRRLGWQLEERGIELVVSSPLADIAADRVHERPVDGLPLMHVETPDYRCRPGKRALDVLGAVIGLTVLAPVFVAVALAIRLDDGGPVLFRQERIGRGGQPFRICKFRTMCTDAEDRVAELAALDEGSGPLFKVRQDPRVTRVGAFLRRTSLDELPQLWNVLTGTMSLVGPRPALPCEVAVYEDFADRRLLVTPGMTGLWQVSGRSDLDWAEGVRLDLHYVENWSFLHDIVILARTVPSVLRSRGAY
- the tatA gene encoding twin-arginine translocase TatA/TatE family subunit; amino-acid sequence: MMLGNLGGVHLLIILGIIILLFGATKLPALAKGLGQSINIFKKEMGDDKKPAKDGTVQDAAQPGAAQYSAPQSDTAGPVVNPGPSVQPNAHTDPRS
- a CDS encoding heparan-alpha-glucosaminide N-acetyltransferase domain-containing protein, translating into MQHFTTRPRAASAAATPAATGDRPPRRPRLDGLDAARGLAVLGMFAAHLAPLHDPVDLGDPSTWGAMVHGRSSVLFALCAGVSLVLATTGPTERGRIRDRRHVLARAALLLAIGALLTLVPGGILVILPTYAVLFVAALPFLRLRLRWVVLAAVLALVAGPPVALVGQSVASLSGVGLADPLFSGYPAVSWFGVVLAGVLLARLGLERRRVLWGALGSGIGAAILGYGGGSVVAHAFGISGPVGTMIPIPDLSGSSTGPGSGSVTIPTGSSTTMLVPEQQPLPEVNWARLLDVSPHGGSTFELLGAIGVAVAVLAAALLLTAVAPLRLRPLSSIGRCALTLYCGHVLAIGAWVVAGRPDPLPALDGWFPYLVLIVAAAVAAILLDRAGRRGPLEALARRCARSLDDRGGSGDVDANAARGGTPEVLPAPRPAVT